The Deinococcus sonorensis KR-87 genome includes a window with the following:
- a CDS encoding benzoate/H(+) symporter BenE family transporter, which translates to MTALVAGLVAVLVSASSNLPLFVQMFAAVHFTSGQAVSSLTSMYLALGVLGAGLSLVYRSPIILGWNTAGLAVLIAEGPRFSPGEAVGALLLAALVLALLGLTGLFDWIARHLPRPLASALLAGVLLPFVLRGFMAIPTAPTFLLPMFAAYLLGRALVPRWAVPLALLVGLSAAVLGGTLHSGAAHVAGHLTLIRPSFSVQAILAITLPSVLLAVASQHLPGLAILSASGYGHVPPRPLVTLTGLAGLVAAPFGSITLNLGAITAAICTGPDAHPDPARRYIAGLSCAGGYLVLGLNAGALLSLASVFPPPLLQGLAGLALLGPLLVGREGTLVTEPRWREAALLTLVLTASGFSWLGISAPVWGLALGWGLAELRGWRERTRPAV; encoded by the coding sequence ATGACCGCCCTGGTGGCCGGATTGGTCGCCGTGCTCGTGAGTGCGTCCAGCAACCTGCCGCTGTTCGTTCAGATGTTCGCGGCCGTTCACTTCACGTCCGGGCAGGCGGTCAGCAGCCTCACCAGCATGTATCTCGCCCTGGGTGTCCTGGGTGCGGGGCTGTCGCTGGTGTACCGGTCGCCCATCATTCTCGGCTGGAACACTGCTGGGCTGGCGGTGCTCATCGCTGAAGGCCCCCGGTTTTCTCCCGGTGAGGCGGTCGGTGCCCTACTGCTCGCTGCCCTCGTGCTGGCCCTGCTGGGACTCACCGGCCTGTTTGACTGGATTGCGCGGCACCTTCCAAGACCGCTGGCCTCCGCCCTGCTCGCGGGTGTGCTGCTGCCATTCGTCCTGCGCGGCTTTATGGCCATTCCCACCGCCCCCACCTTCCTGCTGCCGATGTTTGCCGCGTATCTGCTGGGCCGCGCCCTGGTGCCGCGCTGGGCGGTGCCGCTGGCCCTGCTGGTGGGTCTGAGTGCGGCGGTCCTGGGGGGCACACTTCACTCGGGCGCCGCCCACGTGGCTGGGCACCTGACGCTGATCCGTCCGAGCTTCAGTGTTCAGGCCATCCTGGCCATCACGCTGCCGAGCGTGCTGCTGGCGGTGGCGTCCCAACACCTGCCGGGGCTGGCGATCCTGAGTGCCAGTGGATACGGTCACGTGCCGCCGCGCCCACTGGTGACGCTGACCGGGCTGGCCGGGCTGGTTGCCGCACCGTTCGGGAGCATCACACTGAACCTGGGAGCCATCACGGCCGCCATCTGCACCGGGCCGGACGCCCATCCTGACCCGGCCAGACGGTACATCGCCGGCCTCAGCTGCGCGGGCGGGTACCTCGTGCTCGGCCTGAACGCCGGAGCGCTGCTCAGCCTGGCCAGCGTGTTTCCGCCGCCGCTGCTTCAGGGATTGGCGGGGCTGGCGCTGCTGGGTCCGCTGCTGGTGGGACGGGAGGGGACGCTGGTGACTGAACCGCGCTGGCGGGAGGCCGCGCTCCTGACCCTGGTCCTGACTGCCTCCGGGTTTTCCTGGCTGGGCATCAGTGCCCCGGTGTGGGGGCTGGCACTGGGCTGGGGGCTGGCCGAACTGCGAGGCTGGAGAGAGCGGACACGTCCAGCTGTATAG